A region of Pseudorasbora parva isolate DD20220531a chromosome 14, ASM2467924v1, whole genome shotgun sequence DNA encodes the following proteins:
- the crlf1b gene encoding cytokine receptor-like factor 1b isoform X1 translates to MDYEYARSHHHGKNRVESARDRQMTISVIMLFFVALLPYALTAHLAVISPQDPVLHIGSSLTAVCTVSAELEITARSLYWTLNGRRLARNTYRVLSPTESSVTLHQLNGSLQQSGDNLVCHRSNGEVLAGSCIYVGSPPEKPVNLTCWSRNTKDLSCRWSPGSTGETFINTKYVLKYKLKWYGKEKDCEDYTGKPYMCYVPRDLAIFTPYEVWVDASNQLGSATSDVVTLDILDVVTTDPPPDVLVSRVGDLEDQLSVRWGSPPALKDYLFQAKYQIRYRVEESDEWKVIDDAGNQTSCRLAGLRAGTVYFVQVRCNPVGIYGSKKAGIWSDWSHSTAASTPGIGHTVARAIQSPVSTTQRLERSSSSFSAGCANTLTAVQTSASNSTTNGASGCRKPRKHTTRYYKAVNHSETLKKSLGEFAGACDDKVFITLQCLGRFIWMSQDSEGIRSLAT, encoded by the exons ATGGATTATGAGTACGCGCGCTCCCATCACCATGGCAAGAATCGAGTTGAGAGCGCGCGCGACAGACAAATGACAATTTCAgtcattatgttgttttttgttgcgCTTCTACCGTATGCGCTCACAGCAC ACTTGGCTGTCATATCCCCCCAGGATCCAGTGCTTCACATTGGCTCGAGCTTGACTGCAGTGTGCACCGTTAGTGCCGAGCTGGAAATAACAGCTAGATCCTTGTACTGGACGCTGAACGGAAGACGCTTGGCGAGAAACACTTACAGAGTCCTGAGCCCAACCGAATCAAGCGTCACACTTCATCAACTCAATGGCTCCTTGCAGCAGTCAGGAGACAACCTGGTTTGCCACCGAAGCAACGGAGAAGTGTTGGCCGGATCGTGTATTTATGTcggct CACCCCCTGAGAAACCCGTCAACCTGACATGCTGGTCACGAAACACCAAAGATCTCAGCTGTAGATGGAGTCCAGGGAGTACGGGGGAAACGTTCATCAACACCAAATACGTCCTCAAATACAAACTAAA ATGGTACGGTAAAGAGAAAGACTGCGAGGACTACACGGGAAAGCCGTATATGTGCTACGTTCCACGTGACCTTGCAATTTTTACACCATATGAAGTCTGGGTGGATGCGTCCAATCAGCTCGGCTCTGCCACTTCTGATGTGGTCACCTTAGACATTTTAGATGTAG TAACTACAGATCCGCCTCCTGATGTCCTTGTGAGCCGTGTTGGAGATTTGGAAGATCAGTTAAGTGTACGCTGGGGAAGTCCTCCTGCCCTGAAAGACTACCTGTTTCAGGCCAAGTATCAGATACGATACCGCGTGGAGGAGAGCGACGAATGGAAG GTGATAGATGATGCTGGAAACCAAACATCATGTCGGTTAGCAGGTCTCAGGGCCGGTACTGTGTATTTTGTCCAAGTACGCTGTAACCCAGTGGGCATATACGGCTCGAAGAAGGCAGGTATCTGGAGCGACTGGAGCCACTCGACCGCCGCGTCGACACCTGGTATTG GTCACACAGTGGCTCGTGCGATTCAAAGCCCAGTGAGCACAACTCAACGCTTAGAAAGGAGCTCAAGCAGTTTTTCGGCTGGATGCGCAAACACTCTTACGGCTGTAcagacgtcagcatcaaactcTACGACCAATGGCGCGTCTGGCTGCAGAAAGCCCAGAAAACACACGACCAG GTACTACAAAGCGGTAAATCATAGTGAAACTCTAAAGAAGAGCTTGGGAGAGTTTGCGGGGGCCTGCGACGACAAGGTTTTTATCACTCTCCAGTGCTTGGGACGTTTCATCTGGATGAGCCAAGACTCTGAAGGAATCCGTAGTTTGGCGACATGA
- the crlf1b gene encoding cytokine receptor-like factor 1b isoform X2 has product MDYEYARSHHHGKNRVESARDRQMTISVIMLFFVALLPYALTAHLAVISPQDPVLHIGSSLTAVCTVSAELEITARSLYWTLNGRRLARNTYRVLSPTESSVTLHQLNGSLQQSGDNLVCHRSNGEVLAGSCIYVGSPPEKPVNLTCWSRNTKDLSCRWSPGSTGETFINTKYVLKYKLKWYGKEKDCEDYTGKPYMCYVPRDLAIFTPYEVWVDASNQLGSATSDVVTLDILDVVTTDPPPDVLVSRVGDLEDQLSVRWGSPPALKDYLFQAKYQIRYRVEESDEWKVIDDAGNQTSCRLAGLRAGTVYFVQVRCNPVGIYGSKKAGIWSDWSHSTAASTPGIERSHSGSCDSKPSEHNSTLRKELKQFFGWMRKHSYGCTDVSIKLYDQWRVWLQKAQKTHDQVSTDKAYLLLRHISRRQIITLGTHEMQPVQKSI; this is encoded by the exons ATGGATTATGAGTACGCGCGCTCCCATCACCATGGCAAGAATCGAGTTGAGAGCGCGCGCGACAGACAAATGACAATTTCAgtcattatgttgttttttgttgcgCTTCTACCGTATGCGCTCACAGCAC ACTTGGCTGTCATATCCCCCCAGGATCCAGTGCTTCACATTGGCTCGAGCTTGACTGCAGTGTGCACCGTTAGTGCCGAGCTGGAAATAACAGCTAGATCCTTGTACTGGACGCTGAACGGAAGACGCTTGGCGAGAAACACTTACAGAGTCCTGAGCCCAACCGAATCAAGCGTCACACTTCATCAACTCAATGGCTCCTTGCAGCAGTCAGGAGACAACCTGGTTTGCCACCGAAGCAACGGAGAAGTGTTGGCCGGATCGTGTATTTATGTcggct CACCCCCTGAGAAACCCGTCAACCTGACATGCTGGTCACGAAACACCAAAGATCTCAGCTGTAGATGGAGTCCAGGGAGTACGGGGGAAACGTTCATCAACACCAAATACGTCCTCAAATACAAACTAAA ATGGTACGGTAAAGAGAAAGACTGCGAGGACTACACGGGAAAGCCGTATATGTGCTACGTTCCACGTGACCTTGCAATTTTTACACCATATGAAGTCTGGGTGGATGCGTCCAATCAGCTCGGCTCTGCCACTTCTGATGTGGTCACCTTAGACATTTTAGATGTAG TAACTACAGATCCGCCTCCTGATGTCCTTGTGAGCCGTGTTGGAGATTTGGAAGATCAGTTAAGTGTACGCTGGGGAAGTCCTCCTGCCCTGAAAGACTACCTGTTTCAGGCCAAGTATCAGATACGATACCGCGTGGAGGAGAGCGACGAATGGAAG GTGATAGATGATGCTGGAAACCAAACATCATGTCGGTTAGCAGGTCTCAGGGCCGGTACTGTGTATTTTGTCCAAGTACGCTGTAACCCAGTGGGCATATACGGCTCGAAGAAGGCAGGTATCTGGAGCGACTGGAGCCACTCGACCGCCGCGTCGACACCTGGTATTG AAAGGTCACACAGTGGCTCGTGCGATTCAAAGCCCAGTGAGCACAACTCAACGCTTAGAAAGGAGCTCAAGCAGTTTTTCGGCTGGATGCGCAAACACTCTTACGGCTGTAcagacgtcagcatcaaactcTACGACCAATGGCGCGTCTGGCTGCAGAAAGCCCAGAAAACACACGACCAGGTCAGTACGGACAAAGCGTACCTCCTTTTGCGACACATATCAAGACGGCAAATCATCACTCTTGGCACACATGAAATGCAGCCTGTGCAAAAAAGCATTTAG